From Thermotoga sp. Ku-13t, the proteins below share one genomic window:
- the argB gene encoding acetylglutamate kinase, with amino-acid sequence MKTIDVSARLSGKVLVVKVGGNVLSNDVSKSAFVKDIAFLTQLGIRPLIVHGGGPEITAMMEKLGMKPIFKQGYRVTDEETLKIVEMVLNKTNKDLVSALNIAGVMAVGLCGKDANFMIAEKDTTYGDIGYVGKVKRVNDKIIQLLFESDYVPVIAPIGVGEDGTAYNLNADVAAAQVAIALSAEMVIFMTDIEGVVKDGHVIPQLNVDEALKLIKDGTVKSGMVPKLQYAIEAVKGCVKSAHIINGKDPHSLLIKLFVSERIGTTITRD; translated from the coding sequence ATGAAGACGATCGATGTCTCAGCTCGTCTCTCCGGCAAGGTACTGGTTGTCAAGGTCGGGGGAAACGTCCTCAGCAACGATGTCTCAAAAAGCGCTTTCGTAAAAGACATCGCTTTTCTCACCCAGCTGGGGATTAGACCACTGATCGTGCACGGCGGAGGACCCGAGATCACTGCGATGATGGAAAAACTCGGTATGAAACCGATCTTCAAACAAGGCTACAGGGTAACGGACGAAGAGACGTTGAAGATCGTCGAGATGGTGCTCAACAAAACGAACAAAGACCTCGTCTCTGCTCTGAACATCGCCGGGGTCATGGCAGTGGGCCTCTGCGGCAAAGATGCCAATTTCATGATCGCCGAAAAGGATACCACGTACGGGGACATAGGTTACGTGGGAAAAGTGAAAAGAGTGAACGATAAGATAATCCAGCTGCTTTTCGAATCAGATTACGTTCCTGTAATCGCACCGATCGGCGTCGGAGAGGACGGAACAGCTTACAACTTGAACGCCGATGTGGCAGCAGCACAGGTGGCCATCGCTCTGAGCGCAGAGATGGTCATTTTCATGACTGACATCGAAGGAGTGGTGAAAGACGGACATGTGATTCCTCAACTCAACGTTGATGAAGCCTTGAAGTTGATTAAAGATGGGACCGTCAAATCTGGCATGGTACCAAAACTTCAATACGCGATAGAAGCAGTGAAAGGATGCGTCAAGAGTGCCCACATAATAAACGGTAAAGATCCGCACTCTTTGCTGATCAAGCTGTTCGTTTCCGAAAGAATCGGTACGACCATAACAAGAGATTGA
- a CDS encoding aspartate aminotransferase family protein, with translation MNTYDRFDVLFDSGKGVYVWSRDGRVFLDFSSGIAVNALGHCHPALVRTIKRQAEKLWHCSNLYWTQPQIELAELLSKNSIGGRVFFVNSGAEAIETAIKLARKYGRLKSEDKYKILSAFNSFHGRTMGALTATGQIKYQEKFKPLLEGFEYFELNSVESLKAKFSKQVCGVILEPVQGEGGIFLANKEFLKTLRKLCDEHGALLIFDEVQCGMGRTGKLFAYQHFDVEPDVLIVAKGLGGGFPIGAVVAKSRADVFEPGDHGSTFGGNPLACAVATTVMKQLLNDGFLMRVTRMGQFLERSLMNLQKEFPSKIEQVRGIGLMWGIQLKKEISANNFARACLENGLLLAPAGKNTIRLLPPLIVQKKHIKQAVEILRQTLQKVGEKV, from the coding sequence ATGAACACTTACGACAGGTTCGACGTTCTGTTCGACAGTGGAAAAGGCGTCTACGTCTGGAGCAGAGATGGAAGAGTGTTTTTAGATTTCAGTTCCGGCATCGCTGTGAACGCACTTGGACACTGTCATCCCGCACTGGTCAGAACGATCAAGAGGCAGGCTGAAAAATTGTGGCACTGCTCGAACTTGTACTGGACACAACCTCAGATCGAACTGGCTGAGCTGCTGTCAAAAAATTCTATAGGCGGTCGGGTTTTCTTCGTCAACAGCGGTGCAGAAGCAATCGAAACGGCCATAAAGCTTGCGAGAAAGTATGGAAGGTTGAAATCCGAAGACAAGTACAAGATTCTCTCCGCATTCAATTCTTTTCACGGTAGAACCATGGGTGCACTCACGGCAACCGGACAGATCAAGTACCAGGAGAAATTCAAACCTCTGCTCGAAGGTTTCGAATATTTTGAGTTGAACAGCGTGGAATCGCTCAAAGCGAAGTTTTCGAAGCAGGTGTGTGGGGTCATTCTGGAACCAGTGCAAGGTGAGGGTGGGATCTTCCTGGCGAACAAAGAATTCTTGAAGACTTTGAGGAAACTCTGCGATGAACACGGCGCTCTTTTGATCTTCGACGAGGTCCAGTGCGGAATGGGTAGGACGGGCAAACTGTTTGCCTATCAACATTTCGATGTTGAACCCGACGTGCTTATCGTTGCGAAGGGACTTGGGGGAGGATTTCCCATAGGTGCCGTGGTTGCAAAAAGCAGGGCGGACGTCTTCGAGCCGGGCGATCACGGTTCAACCTTTGGAGGTAATCCCCTTGCATGCGCCGTTGCTACGACGGTCATGAAACAGTTGCTGAACGATGGTTTCCTGATGAGAGTGACCCGAATGGGGCAGTTTCTCGAAAGATCACTTATGAATTTGCAGAAAGAGTTTCCAAGCAAAATCGAGCAGGTTAGAGGTATAGGTTTGATGTGGGGTATTCAGCTGAAGAAGGAGATTTCAGCGAACAATTTCGCAAGAGCATGTTTAGAGAACGGTCTTTTGCTCGCACCCGCAGGTAAGAACACCATCAGATTGCTCCCACCGTTGATAGTGCAGAAGAAACACATAAAACAAGCTGTCGAGATCTTGAGGCAAACCTTGCAAAAGGTTGGGGAAAAGGTATGA
- the carA gene encoding glutamine-hydrolyzing carbamoyl-phosphate synthase small subunit: MKKALLVLEDGACYFGKSFGAEGEVYGEIVFNTSMTGYQEVLTDPSYTNQIVVMTYPEIGIYGVNAEDVESSQIRVKGFVVFRAVEGKHNHRATGTLINYLIKNGIVAVEGVDTRALTRRIRNCGTMRGAISTIDINVDSLLTKVRQTKPLIDIDLVKEVSPKRTIFDEGSGPRIALIDCGVKFGILRELRKRGFSVVRLPYTIDFEDLKKLGVCAVLVSNGPGDPSALGRTIELIRRILSYGLPLAGICLGHQLLALAIGAKTYKMKFGHRGVNHPVKDLEKNKILITTHNHGFAVDPTSLGITWIPNVEQKEVLLEKLSNVEEMVGESPAGFGKVKITHVSLNDGTIEGIKLVGRPVMSVQFHPEASPGPHDANSFFDDFAHMIQGG; the protein is encoded by the coding sequence ATGAAGAAAGCCCTGCTGGTGCTGGAAGATGGTGCGTGCTACTTTGGGAAAAGTTTTGGTGCAGAAGGCGAAGTTTACGGCGAGATAGTCTTCAACACCTCGATGACGGGATACCAAGAAGTGTTAACCGATCCTTCTTACACGAACCAGATAGTGGTGATGACTTATCCAGAAATAGGTATCTACGGTGTCAACGCAGAAGACGTCGAATCTTCCCAGATTCGGGTGAAAGGTTTCGTTGTGTTCAGAGCGGTCGAAGGAAAGCACAATCACAGGGCCACGGGAACTCTGATCAATTATCTGATAAAAAACGGCATTGTAGCTGTTGAGGGTGTCGACACCAGAGCGCTCACGCGCAGGATAAGGAATTGTGGTACCATGAGGGGTGCCATATCCACGATCGATATAAACGTAGATTCTCTCCTCACAAAAGTGAGACAAACTAAACCTTTGATAGACATAGATCTGGTCAAAGAGGTGTCTCCAAAACGGACGATCTTTGACGAAGGTTCTGGACCACGAATAGCTTTGATCGATTGTGGCGTGAAGTTTGGCATCCTGAGAGAATTGCGTAAACGCGGGTTCAGTGTTGTGAGATTACCATACACGATCGATTTTGAAGATTTGAAGAAACTTGGAGTTTGCGCAGTGCTCGTTTCGAACGGTCCGGGAGATCCATCTGCGCTGGGTAGAACCATCGAGCTGATCAGACGGATTCTGTCGTACGGTTTACCCCTAGCAGGGATCTGTCTGGGACACCAGTTACTTGCTCTGGCCATTGGTGCGAAGACGTACAAAATGAAGTTTGGGCACAGGGGCGTCAACCATCCGGTGAAGGATCTTGAAAAAAACAAGATCCTCATCACGACCCACAACCACGGCTTTGCCGTCGATCCTACCAGCCTCGGCATAACGTGGATCCCAAACGTTGAACAGAAAGAAGTTCTCCTTGAGAAGTTGTCCAATGTTGAAGAGATGGTTGGTGAAAGCCCTGCTGGATTCGGCAAAGTGAAAATCACGCACGTTTCCTTGAACGACGGCACCATCGAGGGAATCAAGTTGGTGGGTCGCCCCGTCATGTCCGTTCAGTTCCACCCTGAGGCGTCCCCAGGGCCACACGACGCGAATTCTTTCTTCGACGATTTTGCTCACATGATTCAAGGAGGCTGA
- the carB gene encoding carbamoyl-phosphate synthase large subunit produces MPKRQDIKKILLIGSGPITIGQAAEFDYSGTQALKALKSLGYHVIVVNSNSATIMTDPEFSDAVYIEPLEPDYLEKIIERERPDAILCTMGGQTALNLAVELHNRGILEKYNVQLIGAKLDTIKKAEDRELFKKAMKEAGLEVLRSETVSSPIDALRVAHEIGYPVVVRPSFTLGGSGGGIAYNDEELVSIVSRGLIESPERSVLIEESVVGWKEYELEVMRDCAKNFVVVCSIENFDPMGVHTGDSITVAPAQTLTDREYQAMRNAAMKAMDAIGMETGGCNIQFAVNPQDGRMVVIEINPRVSRSSALASKATGYPIAKVAAMLAVGLRLDEIANFITQKTSAAFEPSIDYVVVKIPRFQMEKFPGSDPRLGAQMKSVGEIMAIGRTFKEALGKALRSLELDKTPKLDLNHIKEYLANPTPERISYINAAFRQDFSVEEVHRLTKIDTWFLQEIKEIMDLEKQLKQIGPNDPNILRKAKEWGFSDRELAEIFEIPEKEVRSIRKSYGIRPVFKMVDTCAAEFEAATPYFYSTYNGIENEALPSERRKIAVLGSGPNRIGQGIEFDYANVHAVWAFQEEGYEAIMINSNPETVSTDYDTSDRLYFEPLTVEDVVEVAQNEKAETVVVSFGGQTPLKLAKELADEGLRILGTDFQQIDLAEDRARFAMFLKDLGLKMPDFRIVTSIEDALKAVDELGFPVLVRPSYVLGGRAMTIVDSKKELIEYVSQAALISQGHPLVLDKFLEDAIEMDVDVVSDGETVWIAGLMEQIEEAGIHSGDSACVLPPTSLSDELIDRIESLVFELVSGMKIVGPANVQLAIKNEEIYVIELNPRVSRTFPFVSKAIGIPVAKIAAKVLVGKKLVELLKPYFPYKTRKKVSENLEDFRGKLLPTPWPAYHSVKEVVIPFHKFSNVDALLGPEMKSTGEVMGIGRTFAEAFAKAQIAANGSFPKKAILVTVRDQDKREIVPLVSYLYDLGFEIYATNGTARILNAVGVPATAVPKFGETRPDVVDLIEQHKVDLVIITQSPEHREDTQLDPEAKAPLRFESRRSVGYKIRNAAIKNRIPYITTVEAFRAMVSAIRESRLKDFSVRSLKEWHRSNFPTMSSSSHADRAPIESVAGGLHG; encoded by the coding sequence ATGCCGAAGAGGCAGGACATAAAAAAGATTCTCCTCATCGGTTCAGGCCCGATAACGATCGGTCAAGCGGCGGAGTTCGATTACTCTGGCACACAAGCTCTGAAAGCTCTCAAATCACTTGGTTACCACGTGATCGTTGTCAATTCGAACTCAGCAACGATAATGACTGATCCAGAGTTCTCAGACGCTGTGTACATAGAACCGCTCGAGCCTGACTACTTAGAAAAGATAATCGAGCGTGAAAGACCCGATGCCATCCTGTGCACGATGGGGGGCCAAACGGCTCTAAACCTAGCGGTTGAACTGCACAACAGAGGAATACTCGAAAAGTACAACGTTCAACTCATTGGAGCGAAGCTGGATACCATAAAAAAGGCTGAAGACCGAGAGCTGTTCAAAAAAGCCATGAAGGAAGCAGGTTTGGAGGTCTTGAGGAGTGAGACAGTTTCGAGTCCGATCGACGCCCTGAGGGTCGCGCACGAGATCGGCTATCCTGTAGTCGTAAGACCCAGTTTCACGCTCGGCGGCAGTGGAGGAGGCATCGCTTACAACGACGAAGAACTCGTTTCAATTGTGTCGAGAGGATTGATCGAAAGCCCAGAAAGGTCCGTACTCATCGAAGAATCCGTTGTGGGATGGAAAGAGTATGAACTCGAAGTGATGAGAGACTGCGCCAAGAATTTCGTGGTCGTATGTTCGATTGAAAACTTCGATCCGATGGGTGTGCACACAGGGGATTCCATCACTGTGGCACCCGCGCAAACTCTGACAGACAGAGAGTACCAAGCGATGAGAAACGCGGCGATGAAAGCTATGGATGCCATCGGAATGGAAACCGGAGGATGCAACATACAGTTCGCCGTCAATCCACAAGACGGTCGAATGGTCGTCATCGAGATAAATCCTCGGGTTTCCAGATCATCCGCACTCGCATCGAAAGCGACAGGTTATCCCATAGCCAAGGTTGCGGCGATGCTGGCGGTTGGTCTCAGACTGGATGAAATAGCGAATTTCATCACCCAAAAAACTTCCGCCGCCTTCGAACCGTCGATCGACTACGTTGTGGTGAAGATACCGAGGTTCCAGATGGAGAAATTTCCCGGTTCTGATCCGAGATTGGGGGCGCAGATGAAGTCCGTCGGGGAGATAATGGCGATTGGTCGAACCTTCAAAGAAGCTTTGGGAAAAGCCCTTAGGTCACTTGAGCTGGACAAAACTCCCAAGCTCGATTTAAACCACATCAAAGAATACCTCGCCAACCCAACACCGGAAAGAATTTCCTACATAAACGCCGCCTTCAGGCAAGATTTTTCCGTTGAAGAAGTTCACAGATTGACCAAGATAGACACATGGTTTCTCCAAGAGATCAAGGAGATCATGGACTTAGAGAAGCAGCTCAAACAGATCGGCCCGAACGATCCGAATATCTTGAGGAAGGCAAAGGAATGGGGTTTTTCAGACAGGGAACTTGCTGAGATATTTGAGATTCCAGAAAAGGAGGTCCGAAGTATCAGAAAATCTTATGGAATAAGACCTGTCTTCAAAATGGTGGACACGTGCGCCGCAGAATTCGAAGCTGCCACACCGTACTTCTATTCGACCTACAACGGTATCGAGAACGAAGCGCTTCCATCCGAGAGAAGAAAGATCGCGGTGCTTGGCTCTGGGCCAAACAGGATTGGTCAAGGCATAGAATTCGACTATGCGAACGTTCACGCCGTCTGGGCATTTCAAGAGGAAGGCTATGAAGCCATCATGATCAACTCCAACCCCGAAACTGTTTCTACGGACTACGACACTTCGGACAGGCTGTACTTTGAGCCTCTCACTGTTGAGGACGTAGTGGAGGTGGCTCAGAACGAGAAAGCAGAAACTGTGGTGGTCTCTTTTGGAGGTCAAACACCTCTGAAACTCGCAAAAGAATTGGCAGACGAGGGTTTGAGAATACTCGGCACAGATTTCCAGCAAATCGATCTTGCAGAAGACAGGGCAAGGTTCGCAATGTTCTTGAAAGATCTCGGCCTGAAGATGCCAGATTTCAGGATCGTGACGAGCATCGAAGATGCCCTGAAGGCGGTCGATGAACTGGGATTTCCCGTGCTCGTCCGGCCCAGTTACGTGCTGGGTGGTAGGGCGATGACGATCGTGGATTCGAAGAAGGAGTTGATCGAGTATGTTTCGCAAGCGGCTCTAATTTCACAGGGTCATCCACTCGTCCTCGATAAATTCCTGGAGGACGCCATTGAAATGGACGTCGACGTCGTGAGCGACGGTGAAACTGTGTGGATTGCAGGGTTGATGGAGCAAATCGAAGAGGCTGGCATACATTCAGGTGACTCTGCGTGTGTTTTGCCTCCCACGAGTCTTTCCGACGAACTGATAGACCGTATCGAGAGTCTCGTTTTTGAGCTGGTCAGTGGCATGAAGATCGTCGGGCCAGCCAACGTCCAGCTCGCCATCAAAAACGAAGAGATCTACGTGATCGAACTGAATCCCAGAGTTTCGAGAACGTTTCCATTCGTGAGCAAGGCGATCGGAATACCGGTGGCCAAGATCGCCGCGAAGGTGCTCGTGGGAAAGAAACTCGTCGAGCTTCTAAAACCTTACTTTCCATACAAAACGAGGAAGAAAGTTTCGGAGAACCTGGAAGATTTCCGTGGAAAACTGCTGCCAACACCGTGGCCTGCGTACCATTCCGTGAAAGAGGTTGTCATACCGTTCCACAAGTTTTCAAACGTGGACGCTCTGCTCGGACCGGAGATGAAATCCACTGGCGAAGTGATGGGGATCGGTCGGACTTTCGCCGAGGCGTTTGCTAAGGCTCAAATAGCTGCCAATGGCTCGTTTCCAAAAAAAGCAATCCTCGTAACTGTCAGGGACCAGGACAAACGAGAGATCGTTCCACTCGTATCCTACCTCTACGATTTGGGATTCGAAATCTACGCCACCAACGGTACGGCAAGAATCCTGAACGCTGTGGGCGTTCCCGCCACGGCTGTGCCAAAGTTTGGTGAGACCAGACCGGACGTCGTGGATTTGATAGAACAACATAAAGTTGATCTGGTGATCATCACTCAATCGCCTGAACACAGGGAAGATACCCAGCTCGATCCAGAAGCCAAAGCGCCGTTGAGGTTCGAGAGTCGAAGAAGCGTTGGATACAAAATCAGAAACGCCGCAATCAAGAATAGAATACCCTACATAACGACAGTTGAAGCTTTCAGAGCTATGGTGTCCGCTATCAGAGAATCGAGGTTGAAAGATTTCTCAGTCCGAAGCCTTAAAGAGTGGCACAGATCGAATTTTCCCACAATGAGTTCTTCGTCACACGCTGATCGGGCGCCTATTGAAAGTGTGGCTGGAGGGCTTCACGGTTGA
- a CDS encoding glycoside hydrolase family 2 TIM barrel-domain containing protein — protein sequence MKLRLSLNEGWSFSLDGIHYSEVNLPHEVLWEKVKDRCNHVIYKKMLDLRGFEKKRILLYFHGIDYDSVIFVNDSELLHHVGDYDAFKVDITDQLRFDGKDSLKIFVSDVDLSEKSNIVAGKQDWYGNTCGMIQKVELWIVEETYVDSIRVLPRKDLRTVDCEVYFSDGKPHEFKAVLIDPLGREVWQRKYNHDRFTFEVENPMLWDLSNPRLYRLIVEFANEKLEVRFGLRYVEAEDGKILLNGEPVYIFGALDQNFYPDTHYTLPEREKLLHEMLKAKEMGLNLLRYHVKVPDQDYLEVADELGILVWIDLPYAIELDKDGRRYLENLLENVLKRHVNHPSFVMLSLINESWGIDLSKNASEETKNWIRSLYERAKSIDPTRLYVDNSACPWNYHVVSDIDDYHFYNAFPYHNEQWKKRIEDFATNSYETFLESPTRKLPKLVSEFGVWGLSDPKGWTKDWSKFPITVMGKSFEGSEPARAIEKMAQFHNLDDLIYQAQPHQFLGLKYQAEVIRLQSTISGYVITELSDIAWEANGLLDYNRSPKFFHHLMKTINQPVVCIVPDHKSILLESEEYQAHVYAVNSTQKRLEAELLVRTERNILKKVCVKLEPWSAQKVANVQAQIEPNAQYVFLELFEGEELLSRNFYPVMVLGKKKGDDIDIVWVDAENFNDDELFCINENDKIYGVLDFSGDWLSAITVFNTKRHINLAALLWGLGELATDKLLFSKDPSTMNTENSLISKMI from the coding sequence GTGAAGTTGAGGTTGAGCTTGAACGAGGGCTGGAGCTTCTCTCTGGATGGGATCCACTACAGCGAAGTGAACTTGCCACACGAGGTGCTCTGGGAGAAGGTGAAAGATCGATGCAATCATGTCATCTACAAAAAAATGCTCGATCTGAGAGGATTCGAAAAGAAGAGAATACTCCTCTATTTCCATGGGATCGACTACGATTCTGTGATCTTCGTGAACGATTCTGAACTGTTACACCACGTGGGCGACTACGATGCGTTCAAGGTGGACATCACCGACCAATTGAGGTTCGACGGGAAAGACAGTCTGAAGATATTCGTTTCGGACGTTGATCTTTCAGAGAAATCCAACATCGTTGCGGGCAAGCAGGACTGGTACGGTAACACGTGTGGAATGATCCAGAAAGTTGAGCTCTGGATCGTTGAAGAAACGTATGTAGATTCGATCAGGGTGCTTCCGAGAAAAGATCTGAGGACCGTCGACTGCGAAGTTTATTTTTCAGACGGAAAGCCACACGAATTCAAAGCTGTTCTCATAGATCCTCTGGGGCGCGAAGTCTGGCAAAGAAAATACAACCACGACAGATTCACGTTCGAAGTCGAAAATCCCATGCTCTGGGATCTATCCAACCCGAGACTCTACAGGCTGATCGTGGAATTTGCAAATGAAAAGCTGGAGGTGAGGTTTGGCCTCAGATACGTCGAAGCAGAAGATGGGAAAATACTGCTCAACGGGGAACCTGTCTACATCTTCGGAGCGCTCGATCAAAACTTCTACCCCGACACGCACTACACCCTTCCAGAGCGGGAAAAGCTCCTCCACGAGATGCTTAAAGCTAAAGAGATGGGTCTCAACCTGCTCAGATATCACGTAAAGGTGCCCGACCAGGATTACCTTGAAGTCGCGGATGAGCTTGGGATCTTAGTATGGATCGATCTTCCATACGCAATAGAACTGGATAAAGATGGCAGAAGGTATCTGGAGAACCTTCTGGAAAACGTGTTGAAACGCCACGTGAACCATCCATCTTTCGTGATGCTGAGCCTGATTAACGAAAGCTGGGGGATAGACCTTTCGAAGAACGCCTCCGAAGAAACGAAGAACTGGATAAGGAGTCTCTACGAAAGAGCGAAATCCATAGACCCAACGCGTCTCTACGTGGACAACTCCGCCTGTCCATGGAACTATCATGTTGTGTCCGACATCGATGACTATCACTTCTACAACGCTTTTCCGTACCACAACGAGCAGTGGAAAAAGAGAATCGAAGATTTCGCCACCAATAGCTACGAAACTTTCCTTGAAAGTCCAACCCGCAAGCTTCCAAAGCTCGTTTCGGAATTCGGTGTCTGGGGACTTTCGGATCCGAAGGGCTGGACAAAAGATTGGTCGAAGTTTCCCATCACCGTGATGGGTAAAAGCTTTGAAGGTTCTGAACCTGCCAGGGCGATAGAGAAGATGGCACAGTTTCACAACCTGGACGATCTGATCTATCAAGCACAGCCTCATCAGTTCCTCGGATTGAAATACCAGGCCGAAGTGATACGCTTGCAATCCACGATAAGTGGCTACGTGATAACCGAACTCTCCGACATCGCCTGGGAAGCGAACGGCCTGCTGGATTACAACAGATCACCCAAGTTCTTCCACCATCTGATGAAAACGATCAATCAACCCGTGGTGTGCATCGTGCCAGATCACAAATCGATACTGCTCGAAAGTGAGGAGTACCAGGCTCACGTCTACGCTGTGAACAGCACACAGAAACGCCTGGAGGCTGAACTTTTGGTTCGAACAGAGAGGAACATTCTGAAGAAGGTTTGTGTGAAACTGGAACCTTGGTCGGCACAGAAAGTTGCAAACGTACAGGCTCAGATCGAGCCTAATGCGCAGTACGTTTTTCTGGAGCTCTTCGAAGGTGAAGAACTTCTAAGTCGAAACTTCTATCCGGTGATGGTGCTTGGAAAAAAGAAGGGAGACGACATAGACATAGTCTGGGTGGATGCAGAAAACTTCAACGATGATGAACTTTTCTGCATCAACGAAAACGATAAGATCTACGGGGTGCTCGACTTTTCTGGAGACTGGCTGAGCGCGATAACGGTATTCAACACAAAAAGACACATCAACCTCGCTGCGTTGCTCTGGGGACTTGGAGAGCTGGCGACAGACAAATTGCTGTTTTCGAAGGATCCATCCACCATGAATACGGAAAACTCTCTGATCAGCAAGATGATCTGA
- a CDS encoding LacI family DNA-binding transcriptional regulator: MPVRKYVTMRDIAERAGVSVNTVSRVLNNKPDISKETREKILKIAKELGYIKNVTASALRSRQTRIVGVILEDITNLFFAEVMKGIEAAARKQNYQLLLMNTGTDPKKQREAIQTLLERRVEGILITPTEDGFSDLEKLASINVPVVIVGRHFKGLQLDEIHSDEVKGGYLATKHLLSKGRKNILLINSIPENSAARMREEGYRKALREAKVFLPEDYIIVTADPNMEAGYRAVFKAVEKKLPFDGIFCYNDMFAFGAIRALEELGKRVPQDVAVVGYDDVALSSYYRPSLTTIRINKFGLGFEAFKMLFQRITGRRKKPKRMVMDIELVVRESA, translated from the coding sequence ATGCCCGTGAGAAAATATGTCACCATGAGAGATATCGCCGAGCGAGCCGGCGTCTCTGTGAACACGGTCTCGAGGGTGCTGAACAACAAACCAGACATCAGCAAGGAGACACGCGAAAAGATATTGAAGATCGCAAAGGAACTGGGTTACATAAAGAACGTGACCGCCTCGGCATTGCGCAGCCGCCAGACCAGGATCGTCGGAGTCATACTCGAAGACATCACGAACCTGTTCTTCGCCGAAGTGATGAAAGGTATCGAAGCAGCGGCGAGGAAGCAAAATTACCAGTTGCTGCTCATGAACACTGGGACCGACCCGAAAAAGCAGAGAGAAGCTATACAAACGCTTCTCGAGAGAAGAGTGGAAGGCATTCTGATAACACCCACAGAGGACGGTTTCAGCGATCTGGAAAAGCTGGCGTCGATCAACGTGCCTGTTGTCATCGTTGGAAGACATTTTAAAGGCTTGCAGCTCGATGAGATACACAGCGATGAGGTGAAGGGAGGATACTTGGCGACGAAACATCTGCTTTCAAAGGGCAGAAAGAACATCTTGCTCATAAACTCCATACCCGAAAATTCCGCCGCGAGGATGCGAGAGGAAGGTTACCGGAAAGCACTGCGTGAAGCCAAGGTTTTCCTTCCCGAAGATTACATCATCGTGACTGCCGATCCCAACATGGAAGCTGGTTATCGTGCCGTTTTCAAAGCTGTGGAAAAGAAACTTCCTTTCGATGGCATCTTCTGCTACAACGACATGTTCGCGTTCGGAGCCATCAGGGCGCTCGAAGAACTCGGCAAAAGAGTGCCACAGGATGTTGCCGTGGTGGGTTACGACGATGTGGCCCTCTCTTCGTACTACAGACCTTCCCTCACAACGATCAGGATAAACAAGTTCGGCCTGGGCTTCGAAGCGTTCAAAATGCTTTTTCAGAGAATAACCGGAAGGCGAAAAAAGCCGAAGCGTATGGTCATGGACATCGAACTGGTCGTGAGAGAATCTGCGTAA